The Amycolatopsis sp. NBC_01480 genome segment TACCACTCGGGCAGCGGCGTGATCTTCGGCGCGTTGCGGTGGGTCATCACCAGGACCACGCCGGGCGCCGCCTCGGCCGCGGCGGTGTCGAGTTCCGTGACGCGCCCCTTGGCAATGGTGCCAAAGGTCAATGCGGCGTAGACCATGCCGGGGAACCGGAAATCGGCCGCGAAGGTGGCCTCACCGCGTACTTTCAGCGGTCCGTCCACTCGGGACACCGCGTTGCCGAGCAGCCGAGACCGATGCTGGATCAACGGGTCCGGTGTGCTTTCCGGTCCCCAGCTGTCGGGGGCCAGCCCCAGTGCCGTCATCGGGGGTCTCCCAGGAGCCCGGTCAGGACAGCCGTGATGGTCCGCCGGGCGAGTTCGATCTTGAAAGCGTTGTCCCGCAGCGGAACCGCGTCCGCCAGTTCCGCCTCGGCAGCCGTGTGGAACTGCCTCGCCGTGGCCGGACCACCGCGGAGCGCGGCTTCGGCCGTCCAGGCGCGCCAGGGTTTGGGGGCCACCCCGCCGAGGGCGATCCGCACGTCGCTCACCACCCCGCCTTCCACTCGGAGCGCCGCCGCGACCGAGACGAGCGCGAACGCGTAACTGGACCGGTCGCGGACCTTCCGGTAGGTCGAGGCCGCGGTGAGAGCGGGCACCTCGACGGCGGTGATGAGTTCGCCGGGCCTCAGCACGGTGTCCTTTTCGGGCTGGTTGCCCGGAAGGCGGTGCAGTTCGGTGAGCGGGAGCGTCCGTTCGCCGTCCGCGCTCCGGAGGTGCACCTTCGCGTCGAAGGCCGCCAGTGCGACGCACAGGTCCGAGGGATGGGTGGCGGCGCAGTCCGGCGAGGCGC includes the following:
- a CDS encoding FAD binding domain-containing protein translates to MNPFTYTRAAHADDAIRLAGEGNARYLGGGTNLVDLMRETIERPAALVDVTGLSGTIEETADGGLLIGAAARNTAVAEHRVVRTRFPALSRAIVAGASAQIRNMATVGGNILQRTRCSYFYDESGSRCNKRQPGQGCDAIGGFNRMHAILGASPDCAATHPSDLCVALAAFDAKVHLRSADGERTLPLTELHRLPGNQPEKDTVLRPGELITAVEVPALTAASTYRKVRDRSSYAFALVSVAAALRVEGGVVSDVRIALGGVAPKPWRAWTAEAALRGGPATARQFHTAAEAELADAVPLRDNAFKIELARRTITAVLTGLLGDPR